Proteins encoded within one genomic window of Nonomuraea gerenzanensis:
- a CDS encoding DHA2 family efflux MFS transporter permease subunit has protein sequence MDPNAGHPRRWPILGVLVFSLLAVVLDNTILNVAMKTIADETVGLGATQSELEWAINSYTLVFAGLLFTFGVIGDRTGRKRMLFIGMLLFGLASLASAYAQDPMQLILARAAMGIGGAAIMPATLAIISNVFPPAERGKAIGVWAGGVGLAVAIGPITGGLLIEHFWWGSVFLINVPIVLISMVLIAAVVPESRDPKPSRLDPVGVVLSIIGLVALVYGIIRGGELATVASAEVLIPTLVGVAVLGVFVWWERRIDHPVFDVRSFGNVRFSSAIGMMGIVFFAMMGGMFFLTFYLQIVMGFSPIQAGALMIPFAAAQLIFAPLSQRINERFGAKLSATVSMVVVTLALGSYALMDQSTPIVLIELIFFVQGAAMANIMPPATTAIMESLPREKAGVGSAMSNTVRQVSGALGVAVLGSVLSSSYRGGMEPALAALPEGVRHAAGESIMATMAVVQELGDRGQALVQPAFTAFVDGMHVTALVSAVIGLLGIGVVARWMPGKPSSAKHAERDEPVLTSSRG, from the coding sequence ATGGACCCCAACGCAGGGCATCCACGCCGCTGGCCCATCCTCGGCGTGCTGGTGTTCAGCCTGCTGGCCGTGGTGCTCGACAACACGATCCTCAACGTGGCGATGAAGACCATCGCCGACGAGACGGTCGGGCTGGGCGCCACCCAGAGCGAGCTGGAGTGGGCGATCAACTCCTACACGCTCGTGTTCGCCGGACTGTTGTTCACCTTCGGCGTGATCGGCGACCGGACGGGTCGCAAGCGCATGTTGTTCATCGGCATGTTGCTGTTCGGCCTGGCCTCGCTGGCCAGCGCCTATGCCCAGGATCCGATGCAGCTGATCCTGGCCAGGGCGGCGATGGGCATCGGTGGCGCGGCCATCATGCCGGCCACGCTGGCGATCATCTCCAACGTGTTCCCGCCCGCCGAGCGCGGCAAGGCGATCGGCGTGTGGGCCGGTGGGGTGGGCCTCGCGGTGGCGATCGGCCCGATCACGGGCGGCCTGCTGATCGAGCACTTCTGGTGGGGCTCGGTCTTCCTGATCAACGTGCCGATCGTGCTGATCAGCATGGTGCTGATCGCGGCCGTGGTGCCCGAGTCGCGTGACCCGAAGCCGTCCAGGCTCGACCCGGTCGGCGTGGTGCTGTCCATCATCGGCCTGGTCGCCCTGGTGTACGGCATCATCCGCGGCGGCGAGCTGGCCACCGTGGCGAGCGCGGAGGTGCTGATCCCGACGCTGGTCGGGGTGGCGGTGCTGGGCGTGTTCGTGTGGTGGGAGCGGCGCATCGACCACCCGGTGTTCGACGTGCGCAGCTTCGGCAACGTCCGCTTCAGCTCGGCCATCGGCATGATGGGCATCGTCTTCTTCGCGATGATGGGCGGGATGTTCTTCCTCACGTTCTACCTGCAGATCGTGATGGGGTTCTCACCGATCCAGGCGGGCGCGCTGATGATCCCGTTCGCCGCCGCGCAGCTCATCTTCGCGCCGCTCAGCCAGCGCATCAACGAACGCTTCGGCGCCAAGCTGTCGGCCACCGTCAGCATGGTCGTGGTCACGCTGGCCCTCGGCAGCTACGCGCTGATGGACCAGAGCACGCCGATCGTGCTCATCGAGCTCATCTTCTTCGTCCAGGGCGCCGCGATGGCCAACATCATGCCGCCCGCCACGACGGCCATCATGGAGTCGCTGCCCAGGGAGAAGGCCGGTGTCGGCTCGGCCATGAGCAACACCGTCCGCCAGGTGTCCGGCGCGCTCGGCGTGGCCGTGCTCGGCTCGGTGCTGTCGTCCAGCTACCGCGGCGGCATGGAGCCCGCGCTGGCCGCCCTGCCCGAGGGCGTGCGGCACGCGGCGGGTGAGTCGATCATGGCGACCATGGCCGTGGTGCAGGAGCTGGGCGACAGGGGCCAGGCGCTGGTCCAGCCGGCGTTCACCGCGTTCGTCGACGGCATGCACGTCACGGCGCTGGTGTCGGCGGTGATCGGGCTGCTCGGCATCGGGGTGGTGGCCCGGTGGATGCCCGGCAAGCCGAGCTCCGCCAAGCACGCGGAGCGCGACGAGCCGGTGCTCACGTCGTCCCGCGGATGA
- a CDS encoding MFS transporter, with protein sequence MALDPYRRLLKIPGVPTLLLVGLLARVPATAVGMALTLHVAEVMGLDYGPAGLISMASTIGMAIGSPLSGRFVDKYGLRPVLAVTTVAQAAFWASAWALPFPVLLVAAAVAGLLALPVFSVTRQCLAAMVPVEQRRSGFALDSMLVEMSYMVGPALAVAGITTLGSGVTLTAIGAGLTAAGLGLILLNPPVRSAAELAAETVRVPRRQWLTPAFVALLGTAAAATFVLTATELSLVATMNQAGQTVWVGLAVAIWCVFSLVGGFVYGGLSRGFSPLALIAAMGLLTIPVGLVGGGWHWLVLALLPAGLLCAPALSSTVDALSRWVPSAARGEAMGFHGTALLIGGAASAPIAGAVIDGPGPEWAFVLAGVVGVAMVVVALPFWRRRPPGAGGSGPARSLEQEAAELAGAAAASSRD encoded by the coding sequence ATGGCTCTCGATCCTTACCGGCGCCTGCTCAAGATCCCCGGCGTCCCGACGCTGCTCCTGGTGGGGCTGCTGGCCCGCGTGCCCGCCACGGCCGTGGGCATGGCGCTGACCTTGCACGTGGCCGAGGTGATGGGGCTCGACTACGGGCCGGCCGGGCTGATCTCCATGGCCAGCACGATCGGCATGGCCATCGGCTCGCCGCTGTCGGGGAGGTTCGTCGACAAGTACGGTCTGCGTCCCGTCCTCGCCGTCACCACGGTGGCGCAGGCGGCGTTCTGGGCGAGCGCGTGGGCGCTGCCGTTCCCCGTGCTGCTCGTGGCGGCGGCGGTGGCGGGGCTGCTGGCGCTGCCGGTGTTCAGCGTGACCAGGCAGTGCCTGGCGGCCATGGTGCCGGTCGAGCAGCGGCGCAGCGGGTTCGCGCTCGACTCGATGCTGGTCGAGATGTCGTACATGGTGGGGCCCGCGCTCGCGGTGGCGGGCATCACGACGCTCGGCAGCGGCGTGACGCTCACCGCCATCGGGGCCGGCCTGACGGCGGCGGGGCTGGGGCTGATCCTGCTCAACCCGCCCGTCCGCTCGGCCGCCGAGCTGGCGGCGGAGACGGTGCGGGTGCCCAGGCGGCAGTGGCTCACGCCGGCCTTCGTGGCCCTGCTCGGCACGGCCGCCGCGGCCACGTTCGTGCTCACCGCGACCGAGCTGTCCCTGGTCGCGACCATGAACCAGGCGGGGCAGACCGTGTGGGTCGGGCTGGCGGTGGCCATCTGGTGCGTGTTCTCCCTCGTCGGCGGCTTCGTCTACGGCGGGCTGTCGCGCGGCTTCTCGCCGCTGGCCCTGATCGCCGCCATGGGCCTGCTCACCATCCCCGTGGGGCTGGTCGGCGGCGGATGGCACTGGCTGGTGCTGGCGCTGCTGCCCGCGGGGCTGCTGTGCGCGCCGGCGCTGTCGTCCACGGTCGACGCGCTCAGCCGGTGGGTGCCCAGCGCGGCGCGGGGCGAGGCGATGGGCTTCCACGGCACCGCCCTGCTCATCGGCGGCGCCGCCTCGGCGCCGATCGCCGGGGCCGTGATCGACGGGCCCGGGCCCGAGTGGGCGTTCGTGCTGGCCGGGGTGGTGGGAGTGGCCATGGTGGTGGTCGCGCTGCCGTTCTGGCGGCGGCGGCCGCCCGGCGCGGGCGGGTCAGGGCCTGCCAGGTCACTGGAGCAGGAGGCGGCCGAGCTGGCCGGGGCCGCCGCGGCGTCGTCCCGGGACTGA